The DNA sequence CAGACGGGTCTATTCTCATTTCAGAAGCAAACGCCAAAGGACTTGGAGTTATTTCTTACCGCACATTTGATAAAGCAACAGCGAGCCAATTTACTTATGTGATTGGGAAGTAAAAAATAGAAAAGGAAAAGGAAAAATGGAAAAACAACTTATTACAAAAAACGACCTTATTAAGCAAGGTTTAAAAGAGGGAACAGCAAGAAAAGTGATTCATGAAGCTAAAATGTTACTTGTAAATCAAGGTTTTAAATTTTACAGCAATAAACGTTTAGGAGCTGTTCCTATTAGTACTGTGGAAGAAATTTTGCATGTAAAGTTTTAAGAAGGAGATTTTATGTATATTCCCCAATTCAATCCGCGAGTTAGAAAAGACCAAAAATCAGGTCTCTTTTTTTTTGAAATTAGAGATAATGAAGGTAAGACTGTTTCATATCAATCAGGATTTAATACTAAACGAGAAGCAGAGAATACGGCTTTAGAAATTCAACAGAAATTAAGACAAGGATATACACTTGATAGACATACTTCCCTTTATGATTGGTTTCAAACATGGTATGATTTAAAAATTCGACCAAAGAAAACATTATCTCAAGAAACAAAGAGAAACTACCAAATTTATGGTGAAACCTTAAAACGTCTTTTTGGTAATAAACCTATTATTGATATTAAATCA is a window from the Streptococcus anginosus subsp. whileyi MAS624 genome containing:
- a CDS encoding DUF3173 domain-containing protein, giving the protein MEKQLITKNDLIKQGLKEGTARKVIHEAKMLLVNQGFKFYSNKRLGAVPISTVEEILHVKF